A single genomic interval of Arachis duranensis cultivar V14167 chromosome 7, aradu.V14167.gnm2.J7QH, whole genome shotgun sequence harbors:
- the LOC107496632 gene encoding uncharacterized protein LOC107496632 yields MKDLMRFKYDESIEMPFGGKTIVFGGDFRQILPVIPKGTRQYIVNASLNSSYLWQHCEILKLTINMRLQSIAADSGIQDLQQFAKWILQVGNEISEGMSDECNLISIPHEFLITYYNDPIETIIEAIYSDYIGDMYNERHWKG; encoded by the coding sequence ATGAAAGATTTGATGAGGTTCAAATATGATGAAAGCATAGAGATGCCGTTCGGAGGGAAAACAATAGTCTTTGGTGGAGATTTTAGGCAAATCTTGCCAGTGATTCCAAAGGGGACAAGACAATACATCGTCAATGCATCTTTAAATTCATCATATCTATGGCAGCATTGTGAAATATTAAAGCTAACTATCAACATGCGGCTGCAATCTATAGCTGCAGATAGTGGCATACAAGATTTGCAGCAATTTGCCAAATGGATTCTTCAAGTCGGCAATGAAATATCAGAAGGAATGAGTGACGAGTGCAATTTAATTAGCATACCTCATGAATTCCTTATCACCTATTATAATGATCCAATTGAAACAATCATTGAAGCAATCTATTCTGATTACATTGGTGACATGTATAACGAACGCCACTGGAAAGGTTGA
- the LOC107496688 gene encoding cysteine proteinase inhibitor — translation MATLGGNRVVEGSQNSIEIQNLARFALEEHNKKSNSSLELVRVISAKEQVVAGSIYEITMVAKDGDEKKQVYEAKVLVKPWLNFKELQEFKLVTDDDNENDNAASVSRALI, via the exons ATGGCTACACTAGGTGGCAATCGTGTGGTTGAAGGAAGCCAGAACAGCATTGAGATCCAGAACCTTGCTCGCTTTGCTCTTGaagaacataataaaaaatcg aattcaagcttggAGCTTGTGAGGGTGATAAGTGCAAAGGAGCAAGTAGTTGCTGGAAGCATATATGAAATAACTATGGTGGCAAAAGATGGTGATGAGAAGAAACAAGTTTATGAAGCCAAAGTGTTGGTGAAGCCATGGTTGAACTTCAAGGAGCTGCAAGAGTTCAAGCTTGTTACTGATGATGATAACGAAAATGATAATGCTGCTTCGGTGTCTAGAGCACTTATCTAG